The Thermus brockianus genome window below encodes:
- the argB gene encoding acetylglutamate kinase → MSEALVVKVGGSLRGAEALLDELAPYPGPLVLVHGGGPEIGALLARLGYESRFVGGLRVTPKEHLEAVEMALYLTGKRLAEGLSRRGRRALALSGRDALCLKGRALPELGRVGEVVGVEAGLFLDLLEKGYTPLLAPIALDEEGPLNVNADTAAGAVAGALGWGVVFLTDVEGVYADPKDPTTRLPRLTPEEVEALKAQGVIQGGMIPKVEAALAALRAGAPWAAIAKGGLGVLGRVLLGEAGTLFTPKAAERPA, encoded by the coding sequence TTGAGTGAGGCCCTGGTGGTGAAGGTGGGAGGGAGCCTAAGGGGGGCGGAGGCCCTTTTGGACGAGCTCGCCCCCTATCCTGGGCCCCTGGTCCTGGTCCACGGCGGCGGCCCCGAGATCGGGGCCCTCCTCGCCCGGCTGGGCTACGAAAGCCGCTTCGTGGGGGGCTTGCGCGTGACCCCCAAGGAGCACCTCGAGGCGGTGGAGATGGCCCTCTACCTCACGGGCAAGCGCCTGGCCGAGGGGCTTTCCCGAAGGGGAAGAAGGGCCCTGGCCCTTTCCGGGCGGGACGCCCTTTGCCTAAAGGGCAGGGCCCTGCCCGAGCTCGGCCGGGTGGGGGAGGTGGTGGGGGTGGAGGCGGGGCTTTTCCTGGACCTCCTGGAGAAGGGCTACACCCCCCTCCTCGCCCCCATCGCCCTGGACGAGGAGGGCCCCTTGAACGTCAACGCCGACACCGCCGCCGGCGCCGTGGCCGGGGCCTTGGGGTGGGGGGTGGTGTTCCTCACCGACGTGGAGGGGGTCTATGCGGACCCCAAGGACCCCACGACCCGCCTCCCCCGCCTCACCCCGGAGGAGGTGGAGGCCCTGAAAGCCCAAGGGGTCATCCAGGGGGGGATGATCCCCAAGGTGGAGGCGGCCCTGGCGGCGCTCCGGGCCGGGGCCCCCTGGGCGGCCATCGCCAAGGGGGGCCTAGGGGTTTTGGGGAGGGTGCTTTTGGGCGAGGCGGGTACCCTGTTCACCCCAAAAGCTGCAGAAAGGCCCGCATGA
- the dnaX gene encoding DNA polymerase III subunit gamma/tau: MSALYRRVRPLTFAEVVGQEHVKEPLLRAIREGRLAQAYLFSGPRGVGKTTTARLLAMAVGCQGEERPCGACPHCQAVQKGSHPDVVEIDAASNNSVEDVRELRERILLAPLSAPKKVFILDEAHMLSKSAFNALLKTLEEPPPHVLFVFATTEPERMPPTILSRTQHYRFRRLTEEEIAGKLERILQTLGRRAEKEALLLVARLADGAMRDAESLLDRLLLLEDPLTRAKVEEALGLPPKEALFGLAQALGEGRLKEALEAARRLYGQGFAPRSLVGGLMEALREALYAAYGLPGRPLPLSPEALLSALTRLDEASERLGKRSDLLSLEAALLSAFAPTPKAQGEAPRVQPPEPPLPEFDPLAPPPAPRREEGARPEPKGGEDLAPRFRAFLEALRPTLRAFVREARPEVVGSTLYLRFPESKAFHHKKAEEQKGALLPLAQEHFGVEEILLVLEKKSPEPVSPPPKPTPRTPAPAAPPKEDPEEAPKDEAPTEDPEARLHQITRLLGGRLLWVRRPKAPESEEPMSEDAIGGSGI; this comes from the coding sequence GTGAGCGCCCTCTACCGCCGGGTGCGCCCCCTCACCTTCGCCGAGGTGGTGGGCCAAGAACACGTGAAAGAACCCCTCCTTCGGGCCATCCGGGAAGGGAGGCTGGCCCAGGCCTACCTCTTCTCCGGCCCCCGCGGGGTGGGAAAGACCACCACCGCCCGCCTCCTGGCCATGGCCGTGGGGTGCCAAGGGGAGGAGCGCCCCTGCGGGGCCTGCCCCCACTGCCAGGCGGTGCAAAAGGGGAGCCACCCCGACGTGGTGGAGATAGACGCCGCCAGCAACAACTCCGTGGAGGACGTGCGGGAGCTAAGGGAGAGGATCCTCCTCGCCCCCCTTTCCGCCCCCAAGAAGGTCTTCATCCTGGACGAGGCCCACATGCTCTCCAAAAGCGCCTTCAACGCCCTCCTCAAGACCCTGGAAGAGCCCCCTCCCCATGTCCTCTTCGTCTTCGCCACCACGGAACCCGAGAGGATGCCCCCCACCATCCTCTCCCGCACCCAGCACTACCGCTTCCGCCGCCTCACGGAGGAGGAGATCGCCGGCAAGCTGGAGCGCATCCTCCAGACCCTGGGGCGCAGGGCAGAGAAGGAGGCCCTCCTCCTGGTGGCCCGCCTGGCAGACGGGGCCATGCGGGATGCGGAAAGCCTCCTGGACCGCCTCCTCCTCCTGGAGGACCCCCTCACCCGGGCCAAGGTGGAGGAGGCCCTGGGCCTCCCCCCCAAGGAGGCCCTCTTCGGCCTGGCCCAGGCCCTGGGCGAGGGCCGGCTTAAGGAAGCCTTGGAGGCGGCCCGGAGGCTCTACGGCCAAGGCTTCGCCCCGAGGAGCCTGGTGGGGGGGCTTATGGAGGCCTTGCGGGAAGCCCTCTATGCCGCCTACGGCCTCCCGGGTAGGCCCCTTCCCCTTTCCCCCGAAGCCCTCCTTTCCGCCCTCACCCGGTTGGACGAGGCCTCGGAGCGGCTGGGCAAGCGTTCCGACCTCCTCTCCCTCGAGGCGGCCCTCCTCTCCGCCTTCGCCCCCACCCCCAAGGCCCAAGGGGAAGCGCCCAGGGTCCAACCCCCAGAACCCCCCTTGCCCGAGTTTGACCCTCTCGCCCCCCCACCCGCGCCGCGCCGGGAGGAGGGGGCTCGGCCGGAACCCAAGGGGGGAGAAGACCTGGCACCCCGCTTCCGCGCCTTTTTGGAGGCCCTCAGGCCCACCCTACGGGCCTTCGTGCGGGAGGCCAGGCCCGAGGTGGTGGGGTCTACCCTCTACCTCCGCTTCCCCGAGAGCAAGGCCTTCCACCACAAAAAGGCCGAGGAGCAAAAGGGGGCGCTTCTGCCCCTGGCCCAGGAGCACTTCGGGGTGGAGGAGATCCTCCTCGTCCTGGAAAAAAAAAGCCCTGAGCCCGTAAGCCCCCCTCCCAAACCCACTCCCCGTACCCCCGCCCCGGCGGCCCCGCCCAAGGAGGACCCGGAAGAAGCCCCCAAGGACGAGGCGCCTACCGAAGACCCCGAAGCCCGCCTTCACCAAATCACCCGCCTCCTGGGGGGAAGGCTCCTTTGGGTGCGCAGGCCCAAGGCCCCGGAATCTGAGGAACCCATGAGCGAAGACGCCATAGGGGGTAGTGGTATATAA
- a CDS encoding metal-sensitive transcriptional regulator, which yields MTKTTELGQDTVENILKRLRRIEGQVRGLQKMVAEGRPCDEVLTQMTATKKAMEAAATLILHEFLNVCATEVSEGKVDPKKPEEIANMLKKFI from the coding sequence ATGACCAAGACCACCGAGCTGGGACAGGACACCGTGGAGAACATCCTGAAGCGTCTACGGCGCATTGAGGGCCAGGTTCGGGGCCTGCAGAAGATGGTGGCCGAGGGCCGTCCCTGCGATGAGGTCCTCACCCAGATGACCGCCACCAAGAAGGCCATGGAGGCGGCAGCCACCTTGATCCTCCACGAGTTCCTCAACGTCTGCGCCACGGAGGTTTCCGAGGGCAAGGTGGACCCCAAGAAGCCCGAGGAAATCGCCAACATGCTCAAGAAGTTCATCTAG
- a CDS encoding HD domain-containing protein: MAKRLFRLLEAFFPPKTPPDDAFALAFLEGEEGALYLAMDPRDRAHAVRVARRLLRAHPEAPKEVVRAALLHDAGKALRPYRPLERILTGLFAPPLPPYPLRRGLLGAFQVRRHHPLYAAERIQDPWVRSLVLEHHAPQSPWGKRLHQADQEE, encoded by the coding sequence TTGGCCAAGCGCCTCTTCCGCCTCCTCGAGGCCTTCTTCCCCCCCAAAACCCCTCCCGACGACGCCTTTGCCCTGGCCTTCCTGGAGGGGGAAGAAGGGGCGCTTTACCTCGCCATGGACCCCCGGGACCGGGCCCATGCGGTGCGGGTGGCCCGCCGCCTCCTCAGGGCCCACCCCGAGGCCCCCAAGGAGGTGGTGCGGGCCGCCCTCCTCCACGACGCCGGCAAGGCCCTAAGGCCCTACCGCCCCCTGGAGCGCATCCTCACGGGGCTTTTCGCCCCGCCCCTACCCCCTTACCCCCTGCGCCGGGGGCTCTTGGGCGCCTTCCAGGTGCGCCGCCACCACCCCCTTTACGCCGCCGAGCGCATCCAAGACCCCTGGGTGCGGAGCCTAGTCCTAGAGCACCACGCCCCCCAAAGCCCCTGGGGCAAAAGGCTCCACCAAGCGGACCAGGAGGAGTGA